In Trichoderma asperellum chromosome 1, complete sequence, a single window of DNA contains:
- a CDS encoding uncharacterized protein (EggNog:ENOG41), with the protein MPIQSAILRVARPSDNIDALLPFYVDGLGFELLFRFNQHEGFDGIMLGHKGAGYHLEFTAKTGHAAGRAPTQDNLLVFYLPEEKEYAEAVARMERAGFGAVTSFNPYWDRCGKTFEDADGYRVVLASTESPF; encoded by the coding sequence ATGCCCATCCAGTCAGCCATCCTTCGGGTGGCCCGGCCGTCCGATAACATCGACGCCCTGCTCCCATTCTACGTCGACGGCCTCGGCTTCGAGCTGCTCTTCCGCTTCAACCAGCACGAAGGCTTCGACGGCATCATGCTCGGGCACAAGGGTGCAGGGTACCACCTCGAGTTCACGGCAAAGACCGGGCACGCCGCCGGCCGTGCGCCCACGCAGGACAACCTGCTCGTCTTTTACCTGCCTGAGGAGAAGGAGTATGCGGAGGCAGTGGCGCGCATGGAGAGGGCTGGGTTTGGCGCCGTGACGAGCTTCAACCCTTACTGGGATCGATGTGGGAAGACGTTTGAGGATGCGGATGGGTATCGGGTTGTTTTGGCTAGTACCGAGTCGCCGTTTTGA
- a CDS encoding uncharacterized protein (EggNog:ENOG41) — translation MMDYHAIHGHDTASFDIPSSTHRLPTVPASQALEDLKADPAAHISTGLTALDCALLGLEDSQDSQNATVHGGVKRGQVTEIWGPPGCGKTALGIQLAANALSDGNGVVWVDCFQKLQTQRIANVLKSVKESRLLANIENVQDIDPAKLVRYSCMTLPHLLALISRPATTAIAADVSLIVISSLSALINSSLPRSLEGKGAKKPAKGPTQASKRLQGLQFIITTLQKLAATKNCAVVLLSQCATKMRSEQMATLIPSINTTVWEQGVSTRLVLFRDWAWNASKSSSVFLAGLQKIDGRAAQDAVEHVSAFKVESAGISSVHYEASSSDMEVAAIAPRPKRKLGQTDLEVPDSDDDDEDYGWADEDEDALPPPPSQWQGSEDLILGENAGLTEDESEAEEGLQDYYYEDDDAGDGDRSNNETD, via the exons ATGATGGATTATCATGCCATCCATGGCCATGATACAGCCAGTTTTGACATCCCAAGCTCGACGC ATCGTCTTCCAACCGTGCCGGCTTCACAAGCTTTGGAAGATTTGAAGGCTGATCCGGCTGCTCATATATCGACGGGCTTGACAGCTCTTGATTGTGCACTGCTGGGACTAGAGGACTCGCAAGATTCGCAAAATGCTACCGTGCATGGCGGCGTCAAGCGAGGTCAGGTAACCGAGATATGGGGTCCTCCTGGCTGTGGCAAGACTGCATTAGG GATCCAATTGGCCGCCAATGCCCTGAGTGATGGTAACGGTGTGGTCTGGGTAG ATTGCTTCCAGAAATTACAAACACAGAGAATAGCAAATGTGCTGAAAAGCGTAAAAGAGTCCCGACTCTTGGCGAATATAGAGAATGTTCAAGACATAGATCCAGCCAAGCTGGTTCGCTACTCTTGCATGACACTGCCTCATCTGCTTGCGCTCATATCTCGACCAGCAACAACCGCTATTGCTGCTGATGTTTCGCTCATCGTCATTAGTTCTTTGTCGGCTCTAATTAATTCTTCCTTGCCGAGGTCATTGGAAGGAAAGGGGGCCAAAAAGCCTGCAAAAG GTCCCACTCAGGCTTCAAAGCGCCTACAAGGTCTACAATTTATAATCACCACGTTGCAAAAGCTCGCCGCGACTAAGAACTGCGCCGTGGTACTTTTATCGCAATGTGCAACCAAGATGCGAAGCGAGCAGATGGCCACACTAATCCCGTCGATCAACACCACGGTCTGGGAGCAGGGTGTGTCTACAAGGCTAGTTCTATTCCGGGACTGGGCGTGGAACGCCAGCAAGTCGTCCAGCGTCTTTCTAGCTGGCCTGCAAAAGATTGATGGCAGGGCGGCCCAAGACGCCGTCGAGCATGTGTCTGCGTTTAAAGTTGAATCT GCCGGCATATCAAGTGTCCACTACGAGGCAAGCAGTTCGGACATGGAGGTGGCGGCTATAGCACCGCGACCAAAAAGGAAACTGGGGCAGACGGACCTGGAGGTGCCAgacagcgacgacgacgatgaggacTATGGTTGGGcagacgaggatgaagatgcgttgccaccgccgccgtctcAATGGCAAGGGAGTGAGGATCTTATCTTGGGCGAAAACGCTGGCCTAACCGAGGATGAGTCGGAGGCGGAGGAAGGGCTTCAAGATTACTATTATGAGGACGACGATGCCGGGGATGGCGACCGAAGTAACAACGAGACTGACTGA